One window of the Anopheles aquasalis chromosome X, idAnoAquaMG_Q_19, whole genome shotgun sequence genome contains the following:
- the LOC126569366 gene encoding protein toll-like isoform X2 — protein sequence MQTTSSTLYLVVMVCFHLQLPCSGAILTGGCPPKCICPLSSAAGKQEFNCEPYGIHLDILTTHNHLLVHCTAIDHANTFGDIDWKLEAFIASDIVFKQLTLQRCAIPANRSLAELLSPFVAPHKAAMLETVFFVGNHQNGYSAALSPKLFEGLAALKTLSLKNATGVPIVANDLLAHVPGLRWLDVREYSHAFPLELLKYVPNLTTLELGQDPLLSQAVAAGFLNHLDSLEMLMIRISSLEQLPSLSHFQRLKVIDIVANHGLQLTSGDTFANLTQLINVSLKNNHLPELPHDLLHTNTAIKFIDLSLNHLTELSPDFFKAQTSLEGLSLKGNRLQGALPGKLFSSTNKLRHLDLSDNALESINSELFGNLGKLKTLVLSNNRIRVIEPNAFKINPQTAPLIAELYLAHNHLNLNASLQGLFYGLDKLKILDLSYNAITNANHVQYGSTMRGLQYLNLSHNRIANISYSELLFVSKEMKKFSLSANAIDTIDFNDQTESGSLPEKVMLDGNSLRCDCRLHQFVRYLKTKSNQKPTLHVDSLTCGKSNNELSNSTVQGLELKQLLCAVTGEMCPSKCTCTTRPEDRCVIIDCARRGITRVPAIPPPEAFPPYYTATHIELHLEHNRLETLRAPANSSGWHSVGRLIASNNRLQLLDADELPNNLSLLDISNNTLGQLDSSASAVLGTIKDLQLAGNVWYCSCQAQEFVEFAHANRDRITDFSALKCHDGSRLETTTVNTICKRQTVLTIVVSIVFALIGLLCGLATWFYYKYKIEIKVWLFKHNLCQWLTDEDDDDERDAGKRYDAFVSYSHQEESFVAKVLIPGLEKERNFKLCWHQRDFIPGALISTQITKAIEESRRTIVVLSRGYLSSVWGQQEFRTAFQQSVSEKRNRVVAIIYEDIGNVDNLDADLRAYLRSTTYLQWGDTWFWDKLAYAMPHRRKAQTEQSGHRLAQNLQQATVGYSPAAERLDTSLSMP from the exons ATGCAGACCACTAGCAGCACGTTATACCTGGTAGTGATGGTGTGCTTCCATCTACAGCTGCCGTGCAGCGGAGCCATCCTAACGGGCGGGTGTCCCCCGAAATGCATTTGCCCGTTGAGTAGCGCTGCAGGCAAGCAGGAATTCAATTGCGAGCCATATGGAATCCACCTAGACATCCTAACCACCCACAACCACCTCCTGGTGCACTGTACCGCCATCGACCATGCCAACACTTTCGGCGACATTGACTGGAAACTGGAGGCGTTCATCGCCTCGGACATCGTGTTTAAGCAACTGACACTACAACGATGCGCCATTCCTGCGAACCGATCGTTGGCCGAGTTGCTGTCTCCATTTGTGGCGCCCCACAAAGCGGCCATGCTAGAAACAGTGTTCTTCGTGGGGAACCATCAGAACGGCTACAGTGCCGCACTGTCACCGAAACTGTTCGAGGGGCTAGCGGCGCTGAAGACACTTTCCCTCAAGAACGCCACCGGAGTGCCGATAGTAGCAAACGATCTGCTCGCACATGTCCCCGGGCTAAGGTGGTTGGACGTGCGCGAATACTCGCACGCCTTTCCACTGGAACTATTAAAATACGTACCCAACTTAACGACACTGGAGCTGGGGCAGGACCCGCTGCTTAGCCAGGCCGTGGCGGCCGGGTTTCTCAACCACCTGGATTCCCTGGAAATGTTGATGATCAGAATTAGCTCGTTGGAGCAGCTCCCCTCGCTCAGCCATTTCCAGCGGCTCAAGGTGATCGACATAGTGGCCAACCATGGCTTGCAGTTGACGTCGGGCGATACCTTCGCTAACCTCACGCAGCTCATCAACGTGTCACTGAAAAATAATCATTTGCCAGAGCTACCGCATGACCTGCTTCACACGAACACGGCCATCAAGTTTATCGATCTATCCCTCAACCATCTCACGGAACTGTCGCCCGATTTTTTCAAAGCTCAGACCTCATTAGAAGGGCTCTCGCTGAAAGGTAATCGACTGCAGGGCGCCCTACCGGGCAAGCTCTTCTCGAGCACAAACAAACTCAGACATCTTGATCTGAGCGACAACGCACTGGAATCCATAAACAG cGAACTGTTTGGAAATCTCGGTAAGCTGAAAACGCTTGTACTGAGCAACAATCGCATACGAGTGATAGAGCCGAACGCTTTCAAGATAAACCCACAAACAGCACCACTCATCGCCGAACTATACCTAGCACACAACCATTTGAACCTCAATGCATCATTGCAAGGTTTGTTCTACGGACtggataaattgaaaattctgGATCTTTCCTACAATGCGATCACCAACGCAAACCACGTCCAGTACGGAAGCACGATGCGTGGTTTGCAGTATCTCAATTTGTCTCACAACAGAATAGCAAACATATCATACAGTGAGCTTTTGTTTGTCtcaaaggaaatgaaaaaattCTCCCTTAGCGCAAATGCCATCGATACGATCGACTTCAATGACCAGACCGAGTCAGGGAGCTTGCCAGAAAAAGTGATGCTCGATGGAAACTCGTTGCGCTGTGACTGTCGGTTACACCAGTTCGTGCGCTACTTAAAAACCAAGAGCAACCAGAAACCAACGCTGCATGTGGATAGCTTGACCTGTGGCAAATCGAATAACGAGCTCTCAAACAGCACGGTACAGGGGCTCGAACTGAAGCAGCTGCTGTGTGCCGTCACTGGCGAGATGTGCCCCAGCAAATGTACTTGCACGACGCGGCCGGAAGATCGTTGTGTAATTATCGATTGTGCGCGGCGCGGTATCACTCGTGTGCCagccattccaccaccggaagctTTCCCACCGTACTACACCGCAACCCACATTGAGCTGCATCTGGAACACAACCGACTAGAAACGCTGCGAGCCCCGGCGAACAGCAGCGGGTGGCATTCGGTGGGCCGATTGATAGCCTCCAACAATCGGCTCCAGTTGCTCGATGCCGACGAGTTACCGAACAACCTGAGTTTGCTAGACATCAGCAATAACACACTGGGACAGCTAGACAGCAGTGCTTCCGCAGTGCTAGGTACGATCAAGGATTTGCAGCTGGCGGGTAACGTTTGGTATTGCAGTTGCCAGGCGCAAGAGTTTGTAGAGTTCGCCCATGCTAATCGTGATCGCATCACGGACTTCAGTGCATTAAAGTGCCACGATGGTAGCCGGCTGGAAACGACCACCGTCAATACGATCTGTAAGCGGCAAACTGTACTGACCATCGTTGTCTCTATCGTCTTCGCTCTCATTGGCCTGCTGTGTGGACTGGCGACGTGGTTTTACTACAAGTACAAAATCGAGATCAAGGTGTGGTTGTTCAAGCACAACCTTTGCCAGTGGCtcaccgacgaggacgatgacgatgagcggGACGCAGGCAAACGATACGATGCGTTTGTTTCCTATTCGCACCAGGAGGAGTCGTTCGTGGCGAAAGTTCTCATCCCTGGACTGGAAAAGGAGCGAAACTTTAAGCTCTGTTGGCACCAGCGAGACTTCATACCGGGTGCTCTGATTTCCACGCAG ATTACCAAGGCAATCGAAGAGTCGCGCCGTACGATTGTCGTCCTGTCGAGGGGTTACCTTTCATCGGTCTGGGGTCAGCAAGAGTTCCGGACCGCCTTCCAGCAGTCGGTGTCGGAGAAGCGTAACCGCGTAGTGGCCATCATCTACGAGGACATCGGGAATGTGGACAACCTGGACGCAGATCTTCGGGCGTACCTGCGGTCAACCACCTACCTACAATGGGGCGACACCTGGTTCTGGGACAAGCTGGCCTACGCCATGCCACATCGGCGGAAGGCGCAAACCGAACAGTCCGGTCACCGGTTGGCACAAAATCTGCAGCAAGCCACG GTGGGCtattcaccagcagcagaacgtcTAGATACCAGTCTCTCGATGCCGTGA
- the LOC126569359 gene encoding protein toll-like, whose translation MNRTLVVGGVTAIVLLTVGGHGFLTNNNNYRGLDVVGLCSGDMRNCSCKPYTGSETEIDCPGDDPAIQVRIEPAQYAEVRCHRKRPHDLHQMPRLAIGETKRLTIDYCPLAVNRSILEQLEFLGVGQVKLLSLKNNAAVADGAPLGWYHFRGLETLDRLTISSVKLNGVEPDLFAHLPNLTWLDLRESVTKLPASVFHTLPNLRILDLSLNGMQELLPWQLEKLGELRLLSLWRNELANLTQHVFTGLHRLERLDLSANKLEHLPGELFVALPNLTELALSNNRLRTLPTGLFRANRALTKVKLAFQQQTGLGTVPSDLFQYLPALEHVDLERTGLAKVPGTVFQGSPSIRELSLAANQLRSVPPELLHDQRALRMLDLGSNRLTGVPVRLLQNTVELRVLRLSQNRITQLAAGLLRSLEKLEQLYLNDNLLHTIELHTFRSTPNLQTLHLHHNQLTSHSFSTIRATAPEATGTEPETEDEADDGVAVFVRDGTAFQYLHRLRELDLGHNFLSTVFHDLLVNTHSLERLNLTNNNITSLTATNLQFLAPDLLVDLERNHIFEINLADIEQLAMGQEPNIPATAKQPPRTPIRILLNENPLNCNCIVYTLALYLQHRLSDAVYGRLQLIADRLTCQGPEQLHGMLVRELQPTELLCELDTPSTQIRHCPPACNCFVRPADLAVVVKCNGQGLSRIPALPNPRTFGYRFIELHVENNNLTELPAGGDGDGDDNEGWPTVQELYASNNSIEQLPPTALPDGLRVLDLTRNALTHLTEPLTDWMGQRSATLTTIRLAQNEWVCSCETATFLAFARHHHHHIDDIGRMVCADGRPFDTAIHTDLCPTEPETAVILLVCGILLLVASLVALVSLLYYHYQLELKVWLFRHGLCRVVEDELDRDKQYDAFLSYSHKDECFVTEQLLPVLERHPLRFKICWHMRDWIPGEMITSQILSSVEKSRRTIIVLSSNFLVSLWGQLEFRTAHLQSLNERRNRVIIIIYDDIGSIDDLEPELRAYLKTNTYVRWGDPWFWDKVRYAMPHPPRAHTKGTSGAGGLFVRKLAGGSVDDKLELIKPAAPQSTAEATMATPLSPQPTIASEPNNGSVKATAVSSVTPHPAASNPIQYQQQRSHHLIPANGHINGAFLINSNAKQSDV comes from the exons ATGAACCGCACACTGGTGGTTGGCGGTGTTACCGCCATCGTCCTGCTAACGGTTGGCGGACACGGTTTcctcaccaacaacaacaactaccgCGGGCTGGATGTGGTCGGTCTGTGTTCGGGCGATATGCGGAACTGTTCGTGCAAACCGTACACGggctccgaaaccgaaatcgacTGCCCGGGCGATGATCCGGCGATACAGGTGCGCATCGAGCCGGCCCAGTACGCGGAGGTACGGTGCCACCGGAAGCGGCCCCATGACCTGCACCAGATGCCCCGGTTGGCGATCGGGGAGACGAAGCGGCTCACCATCGACTACTGCCCGCTGGCCGTTAACCGGTCCATCCTGGAGCAGCTGGAGTTTCTGGGCGTGGGGCAGGTGAAGCTACTGTCACTGAAGAACAATGCGGCGGTCGCCGATGGGGCACCACTGGGGTGGTATCACTTCCGTGGCCTGGAAACGCTCGACCGGCTAACGATCAGCAGTGTGAAGCTGAACGGTGTCGAGCCGGATCTGTTTGCCCATCTGCCGAACCTGACGTGGCTTGATTTGCGCGAAAGCGTCACCAAGTTGCCGGCAAGCGTTTTCCACACGCTGCCCAACCTGCGCATCCTCGATCTCAGCTTGAACGGCATGCAGGAGCTGCTACCGTGGCAGCTGGAGAAGCTGGGCGAACTGCGGCTCCTCAGCCTGTGGCGCAACGAGCTAGCCAACCTGACCCAGCACGTGTTTACCGGGTTGCATCGGCTGGAACGGTTGGATCTGTCCGCCAACAAGCTGGAGCACCTGCCCGGCGAGCTGTTTGTGGCGTTACCCAATCTGACCGAGCTGGcgctcagcaacaacaggcTCCGCACACTCCCGACCGGTCTGTTCCGGGCGAACCGTGCCCTGACGAAGGTAAAGCTAgcgttccagcagcaaaccggcctCGGGACGGTGCCGTCCGATCTGTTCCAGTATCTGCCCGCCCTCGAGCACGTCGATCTCGAGCGCACCGGACTGGCGAAGGTGCCCGGCACCGTGTTCCAAGGATCGCCCAGCATCCGCGAGCTTAGCCTGGCGGCGAACCAGCTACGGTCGGTGCCACCGGAACTGTTGCACGATCAGCGCGCCCTCCGGATGCTCGATCTGGGCTCGAATCGGCTCACCGGTGTACCGGTACGGTTGCTCCAGAACACGGTCGAGCTGCGGGTACTACGGTTGTCGCAAAATCGGATCACCCAGCTAGCGGC TGGACTGCTGCGGTCGCTGGAGAAGCTAGAGCAGCTGTACCTGAACGACAACCTGCTGCACACGATCGAGCTGCACACGTTCCGGAGCACGCCCAACCTCCAGACGCTACACCTGCACCACAACCAGCTGACATCGCACTCGTTCAGTACGATCCGAGCGACGGCACCGGaagcaaccggaacggaaccagaGACGGAAGATGAAGCGGACGACGGTGTGGCAGTGTTCGTACGCGACGGTACCGCATTCCAGTATCTGCACCGCCTGCGCGAACTCGACCTCGGCCACAACTTCCTGTCTACGGTGTTCCACGATCTGCTCGTCAACACGCACAGCCTCGAGCGGCTTAAtctcaccaacaacaacatcaccagtCTGACGGCCACGAACCTCCAGTTTCTGGCACCGGACCTGCTGGTCGACCTGGAGCGTAATCACATCTTCGAGATTAATCTGGCCGACATCGAGCAGCTGGCGATGGGGCAGGAACCGAACATCCCGGCTACCGCGAAGCAACCCCCCCGGACACCGATCCGCATTCTGCTGAACGAGAATCCGCTCAACTGTAACTGCATCGTGTACACGCTTGCCCTGTACCTGCAGCACCGGCTAAGCGATGCGGTGTACGGGCGCCTACAGCTGATTGCCGATCGGCTCACCTGCCAGGGCCCCGAACAGCTCCACGGGATGTTGGTGCGCGAGCTACAGCCCACCGAACTGCTGTGCGAGCTGGACACACCGTCCACCCAGATCCGCCACTGCCCGCCGGCCTGCAATTGTTTCGTTCGGCCCGCCGAcctggccgtggtggtgaaaTGTAACGGCCAGGGTTTGTCCCGAATCCCGGCCCTACCGAATCCCCGCACCTTCGGTTACCGCTTTATCGAGCTGCACGTCGAGAACAACAATCTTACCGAACTGCCGGcgggtggcgacggcgacggcgacgacaacgaagggTGGCCCACGGTCCAGGAGCTGTACGCTAGTAACAACTCCATCGAACAGCTACCACCCACCGCCCTACCGGATGGGCTCCGTGTGCTCGATCTAACGCGCAACGCGCTGACACACCTCACGGAACCACTGACCGATTGGATGGGCCAGCGGTCGGCCACACTCACCACGATACGGTTGGCCCAGAACGAGTGGGTGTGCAGCTGTGAGACGGCCACGTTCCTAGCGTtcgcccgccaccaccatcaccacatcgACGACATTGGGCGTATGGTGTGTGCGGATGGGCGCCCCTTCGATACCGCCATCCACACCGATCTCTGCCCGACCGAGCCGGAAACGGCCGTCATTCTGCTCGTTTGCGGtatcctgctgctcgtcgcgTCGCTCGTTGCGCTCGTTTCGCTCCTgtactaccactaccagctCGAGCTGAAGGTGTGGCTGTTCCGGCACGGGCTGTGCCGCGTGGTGGAGGACGAGCTGGACCGGGACAAGCAGTACGATGCGTTCCTGTCCTACTCGCACAAGGACGAGTGTTTCGTcaccgagcagctgctgccggtgctcgaGCGGCACCCGCTCCGCTTCAAGATCTGCTGGCACATGCGCGACTGGATACCGGGGGAGATGATCACGTCGCAG ATACTGAGCTCGGTGGAGAAGTCACGCCGGACGATCATTGTCCTGTCCAGCAATTTCCTGGTGTCGCTGTGGGGCCAGCTCGAGTTCCGCACTGCCCACCTGCAATCGTTGAACGAACGGCGCAACcgggtgatcatcatcatctacgaCGACATCGGTAGCATCGATGATCTCGAGCCAGAGCTTCGGGCCTACCTCAAAACCAACACGTACGTCCGGTGGGGTGATCCGTGGTTTTGGGATAAGGTGCGGTACGCGATGCCACATCCACCGCGGGCCCACACCAAGGGTACCAGCGGGGCGGGCGGACTGTTTGTGCGCAAGCTGGCGGGGGGTTCGGTCGACGACAAGCTGGAGCTGATCAAACCGGCCGCACCGCAATCGACGGCGGAAGCAACGATGGCAACGCCCCTTTCCCCACAACCAACCATCGCTTCCGAACCGAACAATGGGAGTGtgaaagcaacagcagtttCTTCTGTAACGCCACATCCAGCTGCCAGCAATCCGAtacagtaccagcagcagcggtcacACCACTTGATTCCTGCCAACGGTCATATCAATGGCGCGTTCTTGATTAACAGTAACGCTAAGCAAAGCGATGTGTGA
- the LOC126569366 gene encoding protein toll-like isoform X1 — protein MQTTSSTLYLVVMVCFHLQLPCSGAILTGGCPPKCICPLSSAAGKQEFNCEPYGIHLDILTTHNHLLVHCTAIDHANTFGDIDWKLEAFIASDIVFKQLTLQRCAIPANRSLAELLSPFVAPHKAAMLETVFFVGNHQNGYSAALSPKLFEGLAALKTLSLKNATGVPIVANDLLAHVPGLRWLDVREYSHAFPLELLKYVPNLTTLELGQDPLLSQAVAAGFLNHLDSLEMLMIRISSLEQLPSLSHFQRLKVIDIVANHGLQLTSGDTFANLTQLINVSLKNNHLPELPHDLLHTNTAIKFIDLSLNHLTELSPDFFKAQTSLEGLSLKGNRLQGALPGKLFSSTNKLRHLDLSDNALESINSELFGNLGKLKTLVLSNNRIRVIEPNAFKINPQTAPLIAELYLAHNHLNLNASLQGLFYGLDKLKILDLSYNAITNANHVQYGSTMRGLQYLNLSHNRIANISYSELLFVSKEMKKFSLSANAIDTIDFNDQTESGSLPEKVMLDGNSLRCDCRLHQFVRYLKTKSNQKPTLHVDSLTCGKSNNELSNSTVQGLELKQLLCAVTGEMCPSKCTCTTRPEDRCVIIDCARRGITRVPAIPPPEAFPPYYTATHIELHLEHNRLETLRAPANSSGWHSVGRLIASNNRLQLLDADELPNNLSLLDISNNTLGQLDSSASAVLGTIKDLQLAGNVWYCSCQAQEFVEFAHANRDRITDFSALKCHDGSRLETTTVNTICKRQTVLTIVVSIVFALIGLLCGLATWFYYKYKIEIKVWLFKHNLCQWLTDEDDDDERDAGKRYDAFVSYSHQEESFVAKVLIPGLEKERNFKLCWHQRDFIPGALISTQITKAIEESRRTIVVLSRGYLSSVWGQQEFRTAFQQSVSEKRNRVVAIIYEDIGNVDNLDADLRAYLRSTTYLQWGDTWFWDKLAYAMPHRRKAQTEQSGHRLAQNLQQATVGRTKILNNGQVVPDGEAHQMVEGAERMIYKDYDYDNPCLQLPVYTISDGLDR, from the exons ATGCAGACCACTAGCAGCACGTTATACCTGGTAGTGATGGTGTGCTTCCATCTACAGCTGCCGTGCAGCGGAGCCATCCTAACGGGCGGGTGTCCCCCGAAATGCATTTGCCCGTTGAGTAGCGCTGCAGGCAAGCAGGAATTCAATTGCGAGCCATATGGAATCCACCTAGACATCCTAACCACCCACAACCACCTCCTGGTGCACTGTACCGCCATCGACCATGCCAACACTTTCGGCGACATTGACTGGAAACTGGAGGCGTTCATCGCCTCGGACATCGTGTTTAAGCAACTGACACTACAACGATGCGCCATTCCTGCGAACCGATCGTTGGCCGAGTTGCTGTCTCCATTTGTGGCGCCCCACAAAGCGGCCATGCTAGAAACAGTGTTCTTCGTGGGGAACCATCAGAACGGCTACAGTGCCGCACTGTCACCGAAACTGTTCGAGGGGCTAGCGGCGCTGAAGACACTTTCCCTCAAGAACGCCACCGGAGTGCCGATAGTAGCAAACGATCTGCTCGCACATGTCCCCGGGCTAAGGTGGTTGGACGTGCGCGAATACTCGCACGCCTTTCCACTGGAACTATTAAAATACGTACCCAACTTAACGACACTGGAGCTGGGGCAGGACCCGCTGCTTAGCCAGGCCGTGGCGGCCGGGTTTCTCAACCACCTGGATTCCCTGGAAATGTTGATGATCAGAATTAGCTCGTTGGAGCAGCTCCCCTCGCTCAGCCATTTCCAGCGGCTCAAGGTGATCGACATAGTGGCCAACCATGGCTTGCAGTTGACGTCGGGCGATACCTTCGCTAACCTCACGCAGCTCATCAACGTGTCACTGAAAAATAATCATTTGCCAGAGCTACCGCATGACCTGCTTCACACGAACACGGCCATCAAGTTTATCGATCTATCCCTCAACCATCTCACGGAACTGTCGCCCGATTTTTTCAAAGCTCAGACCTCATTAGAAGGGCTCTCGCTGAAAGGTAATCGACTGCAGGGCGCCCTACCGGGCAAGCTCTTCTCGAGCACAAACAAACTCAGACATCTTGATCTGAGCGACAACGCACTGGAATCCATAAACAG cGAACTGTTTGGAAATCTCGGTAAGCTGAAAACGCTTGTACTGAGCAACAATCGCATACGAGTGATAGAGCCGAACGCTTTCAAGATAAACCCACAAACAGCACCACTCATCGCCGAACTATACCTAGCACACAACCATTTGAACCTCAATGCATCATTGCAAGGTTTGTTCTACGGACtggataaattgaaaattctgGATCTTTCCTACAATGCGATCACCAACGCAAACCACGTCCAGTACGGAAGCACGATGCGTGGTTTGCAGTATCTCAATTTGTCTCACAACAGAATAGCAAACATATCATACAGTGAGCTTTTGTTTGTCtcaaaggaaatgaaaaaattCTCCCTTAGCGCAAATGCCATCGATACGATCGACTTCAATGACCAGACCGAGTCAGGGAGCTTGCCAGAAAAAGTGATGCTCGATGGAAACTCGTTGCGCTGTGACTGTCGGTTACACCAGTTCGTGCGCTACTTAAAAACCAAGAGCAACCAGAAACCAACGCTGCATGTGGATAGCTTGACCTGTGGCAAATCGAATAACGAGCTCTCAAACAGCACGGTACAGGGGCTCGAACTGAAGCAGCTGCTGTGTGCCGTCACTGGCGAGATGTGCCCCAGCAAATGTACTTGCACGACGCGGCCGGAAGATCGTTGTGTAATTATCGATTGTGCGCGGCGCGGTATCACTCGTGTGCCagccattccaccaccggaagctTTCCCACCGTACTACACCGCAACCCACATTGAGCTGCATCTGGAACACAACCGACTAGAAACGCTGCGAGCCCCGGCGAACAGCAGCGGGTGGCATTCGGTGGGCCGATTGATAGCCTCCAACAATCGGCTCCAGTTGCTCGATGCCGACGAGTTACCGAACAACCTGAGTTTGCTAGACATCAGCAATAACACACTGGGACAGCTAGACAGCAGTGCTTCCGCAGTGCTAGGTACGATCAAGGATTTGCAGCTGGCGGGTAACGTTTGGTATTGCAGTTGCCAGGCGCAAGAGTTTGTAGAGTTCGCCCATGCTAATCGTGATCGCATCACGGACTTCAGTGCATTAAAGTGCCACGATGGTAGCCGGCTGGAAACGACCACCGTCAATACGATCTGTAAGCGGCAAACTGTACTGACCATCGTTGTCTCTATCGTCTTCGCTCTCATTGGCCTGCTGTGTGGACTGGCGACGTGGTTTTACTACAAGTACAAAATCGAGATCAAGGTGTGGTTGTTCAAGCACAACCTTTGCCAGTGGCtcaccgacgaggacgatgacgatgagcggGACGCAGGCAAACGATACGATGCGTTTGTTTCCTATTCGCACCAGGAGGAGTCGTTCGTGGCGAAAGTTCTCATCCCTGGACTGGAAAAGGAGCGAAACTTTAAGCTCTGTTGGCACCAGCGAGACTTCATACCGGGTGCTCTGATTTCCACGCAG ATTACCAAGGCAATCGAAGAGTCGCGCCGTACGATTGTCGTCCTGTCGAGGGGTTACCTTTCATCGGTCTGGGGTCAGCAAGAGTTCCGGACCGCCTTCCAGCAGTCGGTGTCGGAGAAGCGTAACCGCGTAGTGGCCATCATCTACGAGGACATCGGGAATGTGGACAACCTGGACGCAGATCTTCGGGCGTACCTGCGGTCAACCACCTACCTACAATGGGGCGACACCTGGTTCTGGGACAAGCTGGCCTACGCCATGCCACATCGGCGGAAGGCGCAAACCGAACAGTCCGGTCACCGGTTGGCACAAAATCTGCAGCAAGCCACGGTAGGTAGAACCAAGATACTGAATAACGGTCAAGTGGTACCGGATGGTGAAGCGCACCAGATGGTCGAGGGGGCCGAGCGCATGATATACAAGGACTATGACTACGATAACCCCTGCCTGCAACTGCCGGTCTACACCATCAGTGATGGTCTCGACCGATAA